The Clostridia bacterium genomic sequence ACCAACATTAGTTACGGCTTCTTTAATACTATCCATGGCCTTCATAATCTGAGCAAAGGATTCACCACTTTGTTCCACGGTTTTGGAACCTGCTTGTACCTCTTTGACACCTTTATCAGTGGCACTACTTACCCGTTCCACACCCTCTTGAATTTTATTGATGAAATCATCTATTTGTTTTACCGAGTCTTCCGATTGCTCTGCTAATTGACGAATTTCTTCAGCAACTACAGCAAAGCCCCTACCGTATTCACCGGCATTAGCGGCTTCAATGGCTGCATTTAAAGCTAAAAGATTGGTTTGTTGTGCTATGGAACCAATTATTTCTATAATCTCTCCAATTTTATCCGAAAACTGACCTAATTCTTTAACCCTTTCCCCAATATTTAAAGTTACCTGACGTATTTTATCCATCTGCTCCATATTTTTCACGATATAAGTATTACCTTCCTGAGAAAGCAAATCGGCCCGAGTAGTATCCACTTTTGCTCTTTCATGATTACCCTTGATTTGACCAACGGCGTTTTCCACTTTTTCAATGGCCTTAGCCATAGTTTGGGCTTGTCTCATTTGCTGTTGAGTTGTTTCTGCCAAATCCTCAACAGTACAAGCCGTTTGCCGAGCACCTTCATTTGTTTCCTCAGCAATAGCTAAGACATATTGACAGGCCTTTGTCGTTTCACCAGCAGTATTTTCAATTTGACCAATTAAATTTCTTAAATTAAGAACAGCCTCATTAAAAGCCAACGCTAGTTGACCAATTTCGGTTTTATGCTCTTTAGTTTCAATTTGTGCGGTTAAATCATAGGTTTTTAATTTTTGAGTAGTCCCGATTAATTTTTTAATTGGATTAAAAATTGAATGATAAACCATGGCCTCAAAAACAAGAGCAATAGTGATACTTAATAAAATCATGAACAATAAAATTTTACGTGAATCACTATAAACCTTTTTACTATCATTATAAAGACTTGCACCATAGGCTAAATGATAATTTTCTAAATCTTGAATTGCCAGCAGAACATCCTCTTGATAGCTAAATAATTGCTGTAAATCTGCTTGTAGTGAACCATCCCTTTCAGCATAGGTAAGTACCTCGCGAAACTGATTATAAGGGGCCATTTTCTCAACCACATTATCCATTTTTTCCCTAACAACTGGATCGGCTGTATAGGCATAAAGTTTTGTAACATTAACAGCTACCTGATCTAATTTAAAATCAATATCTTCCCTTAATTTATTTAATTCCGTTTGCCTAGTGGTTAACTGATATAAAAATATTAATTTACTGATTTCTTCATTATAGGCTCTCAATTCCCCCAACATATTTAATCCCTGCATAAATTCCGAGTACATTTCTTCAACAGAATTATTTACTATTTGCAGCTGTTGAGCTCCAAAAGCACCGATGACCACTATTCCTAATACACAAATAAGAATAAGGGTAATTAATTTTGTACTTAATTTCCACTTATTCATGAATATATTATCCCCTTCCCGTAAAATAATAACCTCAATAACTAAATTCTACAAGATCTCGCTATCTCCTCTATTAAATACTATAAATTTGTGCAATTAGGGATATTTAAATTTTTCCGTCTAAAAACCTAGGTTGACAGTCGGAAACAGACTATCGACAATAATTGCCTTGCCCATTCCATTTTTTATAAGACTGTCAACCTAGATCTAGTTTACCCCGTGAGCTATTTTGTATGTAATTATGAAAAGTGTATGTTTTACCATTTAAAAACCGAATAGTTTTGTAACACCTAAAATTACTATTATTCCCCCCGGCACTAGAACAGCTGTTTTTTTAAAATTACCGACATTTAGACAGCGTCCAACAAAAATACCTAAATTTAACATTACAAATTCCGCTATTCCCACACACAGCGGTGTAAAAACTAAACTATAACCTGACATAGCTGCACCTAATCCAGCTCCCAAAGCATCAAGGGCTAACGCCAAACCTACTACATAGGCTTCCTTTAAATCAATTACTCCTGATCTGTTTAAATCAGCCTCTATCGGTTCACGTAAAACATTTAAAACCAGGCAATCACTTTTAGCCAAAAAATATTGCTGTCCAATTATTGAAAAACCTACACCGATCAAAATTAAACCACCTAAAAAAACCGCCACCTGAGTTGATAAAAAAAAGGCACACATTTTACCACAAGTCATTGAAAAAAACATTGCTCCCGCCGAAAAAAAACAAATAACAATTAAAGGAATAAAGGGAACTTTAATTTTTCTTAAACCATATGACAATCCCATCGCTAATCCATCCATACTCAATGCTAAAGAAAAAAGTAAGATTACCAACAACAAATTTCACCCCTTTTAGTCAACTACCTACACTATATGCACAAGTCCTTAAGGGGTTAATAATTTGGGACTATACTTTAACCACTGGGTAATGTATAATTAATAATAATTACGCATAATTTTACATTAACCTAAGGAGGAAAAAAATGATTAGTCCTACAGAAAAAGCTGCTATTTTAATTGAAGCCCTGCCCTATATTCAAAAGTTTTTTGGAAAAACCGTAGTAATCAAACTTGGTGGTCATGCCATGCTCAATTCCGAACTGGAAAAATTAATTTTACAAGACATAATTCTCATGAAATTAGTAGGAATGAATCCAGTTATTATTCACGGGGGTGGA encodes the following:
- a CDS encoding methyl-accepting chemotaxis protein, with product MNKWKLSTKLITLILICVLGIVVIGAFGAQQLQIVNNSVEEMYSEFMQGLNMLGELRAYNEEISKLIFLYQLTTRQTELNKLREDIDFKLDQVAVNVTKLYAYTADPVVREKMDNVVEKMAPYNQFREVLTYAERDGSLQADLQQLFSYQEDVLLAIQDLENYHLAYGASLYNDSKKVYSDSRKILLFMILLSITIALVFEAMVYHSIFNPIKKLIGTTQKLKTYDLTAQIETKEHKTEIGQLALAFNEAVLNLRNLIGQIENTAGETTKACQYVLAIAEETNEGARQTACTVEDLAETTQQQMRQAQTMAKAIEKVENAVGQIKGNHERAKVDTTRADLLSQEGNTYIVKNMEQMDKIRQVTLNIGERVKELGQFSDKIGEIIEIIGSIAQQTNLLALNAAIEAANAGEYGRGFAVVAEEIRQLAEQSEDSVKQIDDFINKIQEGVERVSSATDKGVKEVQAGSKTVEQSGESFAQIMKAMDSIKEAVTNVG